The following proteins come from a genomic window of Thermoproteus sp.:
- the endA gene encoding tRNA-intron lyase: MRGILKGLAVVVEDIEDARRLYKSGFYGKFLLKDKVKLDEVDKIESPLILSLYEALYLVERGVLEVYNDSQQLGPDDLKKIGISNLKNFEEIYLIYKYFRDLGYIVKSGLKFGALFSVYEKGPGIDHAPMVVVFLEPDRGISAIDIARGGRLSHSVKKTFTLATVLKPSNEVVLIGFKWAKL; this comes from the coding sequence ATGAGGGGGATCCTCAAGGGCCTAGCCGTAGTTGTAGAAGACATAGAGGACGCCCGTAGGCTCTACAAGAGCGGGTTCTACGGCAAGTTCCTACTAAAAGATAAGGTCAAGTTGGACGAGGTCGACAAGATAGAATCCCCCCTCATCCTGTCTCTCTACGAGGCGCTCTATCTGGTCGAGAGAGGAGTGCTAGAGGTATATAACGACTCGCAACAACTCGGCCCCGACGACCTCAAAAAAATAGGTATAAGTAATCTTAAAAATTTTGAGGAGATATATCTAATCTATAAATATTTTAGAGATCTTGGATATATAGTGAAATCTGGCTTGAAGTTTGGAGCTTTATTTTCTGTATACGAAAAGGGACCTGGGATAGACCACGCGCCTATGGTTGTAGTGTTTTTGGAGCCCGATCGCGGAATTAGCGCAATAGACATAGCTAGAGGCGGCAGGCTTTCCCACTCGGTGAAGAAGACGTTTACCCTTGCGACGGTGTTAAAACCGAGCAACGAAGTTGTACTGATAGGATTTAAGTGGGCTAAACTTTAA
- the glyS gene encoding glycine--tRNA ligase, with protein sequence MQRSEFVADIAVKRGFYWPSFEIYGGVGGFYDYGPLGVLTRRNIVEKWRRIFVLPYQDLIIEVETPVIMPEAVFKASGHLDHFTDYVVACQKCGRRYRTDHLIEEVLSPRGIKLSLEGLSGEQLDEIIAKYNIKCPACGGPLGKSERFNLLFKTTIGPYANEYGYLRPETAQGMFVAFPRLADYMGRKVPFGVAQIGRVGRNEISPRQGLIRLREFSQMEIELFFDPQNPSCPYFAEVENLEVPIVPEENVAKGETDPLIITAREVVDRGYANEWMAFFMALSVKFMKELGVPVERQKFLGKLPHERAHYSAKSYDQMVLTERFGWVEVSGHAYRTDYDLSRHSKYSGHEMYLERRLKEAREVEEIRVYPNPQALRAKFGDKIGEVIRAIQRNSQQIASLLIKGADKVEVEGYEITRDMVFLKREVRRTDVEKFIPHVIEPSFGLDRILYVTLESAVVIEGERRYLRLPPDIAPITVCVLPIVKRREYVELGADLARRLWRAGVTALYDDEGTIGSRYAKCDEIGTPIAFTIDEETPRDGTVTARERDSRKQVRIASAKAVEFALGVRAGKPFDEVAAELGAVPFRNA encoded by the coding sequence ATGCAGAGGAGCGAGTTCGTGGCGGATATAGCAGTGAAGAGGGGATTCTACTGGCCTTCCTTCGAGATATATGGAGGCGTAGGGGGCTTCTACGACTACGGCCCTCTGGGGGTGCTCACTAGGCGCAACATAGTGGAGAAGTGGCGTAGGATCTTCGTGTTGCCCTATCAAGACCTCATTATAGAAGTGGAGACTCCTGTGATAATGCCAGAGGCCGTCTTTAAGGCGTCGGGCCATCTGGACCACTTTACGGACTACGTGGTGGCTTGCCAGAAATGCGGGAGGAGGTACAGGACTGACCATCTAATAGAGGAGGTGCTCTCGCCCAGAGGGATAAAGCTGAGCCTAGAGGGGCTTTCAGGAGAGCAACTGGACGAGATAATAGCGAAATACAACATAAAGTGTCCCGCGTGCGGAGGCCCTCTCGGCAAGTCCGAGAGGTTCAACCTATTGTTCAAGACGACCATAGGGCCTTACGCCAACGAGTACGGCTACCTGCGGCCAGAGACGGCCCAAGGGATGTTCGTGGCGTTTCCGCGCCTGGCGGACTATATGGGCAGGAAGGTGCCCTTTGGCGTCGCGCAGATAGGCAGAGTTGGAAGGAACGAAATATCTCCGAGACAAGGCTTGATCAGGCTTAGAGAGTTCTCGCAGATGGAGATAGAGCTCTTCTTTGACCCCCAGAACCCCAGTTGTCCCTATTTCGCAGAGGTAGAAAACCTAGAGGTGCCCATAGTGCCTGAGGAGAACGTAGCCAAGGGGGAGACAGACCCGCTCATAATCACCGCGCGGGAGGTAGTCGATAGGGGTTACGCCAACGAGTGGATGGCCTTCTTCATGGCGTTGTCCGTCAAGTTCATGAAGGAGTTGGGAGTTCCCGTAGAGAGGCAGAAGTTCTTGGGGAAGCTCCCCCACGAGCGGGCGCACTACAGCGCCAAGTCTTACGACCAAATGGTGCTCACGGAGAGGTTCGGATGGGTCGAAGTGTCGGGCCACGCGTATAGGACTGACTACGACCTCTCAAGGCATAGCAAATATAGCGGACATGAAATGTACTTGGAAAGGAGGCTTAAGGAGGCCAGAGAGGTGGAGGAAATAAGGGTTTACCCGAACCCACAAGCGCTGAGGGCTAAATTCGGCGATAAGATCGGCGAGGTTATAAGGGCCATACAGAGGAATTCGCAACAAATAGCGTCGTTATTGATCAAAGGCGCGGATAAGGTCGAGGTGGAGGGCTATGAGATAACTCGCGATATGGTGTTCTTGAAGCGAGAGGTGAGGCGTACCGACGTGGAGAAGTTCATACCGCATGTTATCGAGCCATCCTTCGGCCTGGATAGGATCCTATACGTGACGCTAGAGAGCGCCGTGGTCATAGAGGGCGAGAGGAGGTACCTAAGGCTACCTCCCGACATAGCGCCGATAACGGTTTGTGTCTTGCCTATAGTGAAGAGGCGCGAGTACGTGGAGCTAGGCGCTGATTTGGCGAGGAGATTGTGGAGGGCCGGCGTCACTGCTCTATACGACGACGAGGGCACTATAGGTAGTAGATATGCCAAATGTGACGAAATAGGTACGCCCATAGCGTTCACTATAGACGAGGAGACGCCTAGAGACGGAACTGTGACGGCTAGAGAGAGGGATTCGCGGAAACAAGTGAGGATCGCATCGGCCAAGGCTGTAGAGTTCGCGCTTGGCGTGAGGGCCGGCAAGCCCTTCGACGAGGTTGCCGCCGAGTTGGGCGCCGTCCCCTTCAGAAACGCTTAA
- a CDS encoding arginase family protein, whose product MICREEQVKIVGAPMEDTLSFKPGTKFAPAKIRQILPYLEYNTPFGNAKSPCDIGDVELLQGNPAENLRRIQRLLEKVGPPWVMVGGEHTATLAALRALRPKTYVHIDAHMDTRDEWPPGQKLSHATFVRRAAEELGIYVIYIAVRAYDEDEMKYAKSMGFSVVEGNRKISRGQVLDALSTATRPAYVSLDVDVMDPSEFPAVGTPEAGGLAFRELEGIYVDALLSVKPASVDVMEYSPPNDVADIGAVKAVRLVLTATKILETLRQQGYV is encoded by the coding sequence GTGATCTGTAGGGAAGAACAGGTCAAAATCGTCGGGGCGCCTATGGAGGACACCTTGAGCTTTAAGCCCGGCACTAAATTCGCCCCGGCCAAAATAAGACAAATACTGCCCTATCTGGAATACAACACGCCTTTCGGCAACGCCAAAAGCCCCTGCGACATAGGCGACGTCGAATTGCTACAGGGCAATCCCGCCGAAAATTTAAGGCGTATACAACGCCTCCTCGAAAAAGTGGGACCGCCTTGGGTCATGGTCGGCGGCGAGCATACGGCCACGCTGGCGGCCCTCAGGGCCTTGAGGCCGAAAACCTATGTACATATCGATGCGCATATGGACACTAGAGACGAATGGCCGCCGGGCCAGAAGCTGTCGCACGCGACATTCGTGAGGCGGGCGGCCGAAGAGCTCGGCATTTATGTAATATATATAGCGGTTAGAGCCTACGACGAGGACGAAATGAAGTACGCCAAGTCCATGGGGTTCTCCGTGGTGGAGGGCAACAGGAAGATCTCGCGGGGACAGGTGTTAGACGCGCTATCCACTGCGACGCGACCCGCCTACGTCTCCCTGGACGTTGACGTGATGGATCCCTCGGAATTTCCAGCGGTGGGGACGCCGGAGGCTGGGGGCCTCGCCTTTAGGGAGCTAGAGGGCATATATGTCGACGCCCTACTGAGCGTAAAGCCGGCGTCTGTAGACGTGATGGAATACTCGCCTCCAAACGACGTGGCCGATATAGGCGCCGTCAAGGCCGTCCGATTGGTATTAACCGCAACGAAAATACTAGAGACTCTCAGACAGCAGGGATACGTTTGA
- a CDS encoding DNA-directed RNA polymerase subunit P has translation MCMRCGRTFSRSEMEILPGIRCPYCNYKIILKVRSPMVKRIPAV, from the coding sequence ATGTGTATGAGATGTGGGCGCACGTTTTCTAGAAGCGAGATGGAGATTCTGCCGGGGATTCGTTGTCCCTATTGTAACTACAAGATAATTCTCAAGGTCAGATCGCCCATGGTCAAACGTATCCCTGCTGTCTGA
- a CDS encoding nicotinamide-nucleotide adenylyltransferase, with product MRVAFIGRFQPLHLGHVKVLEWLLETYDDIVVVIGSADKGITKDNPFTVGERIEMFLRTFDRRFVMCAVPDTNGASSLWGAYVKHWCPRFNVAFSNNGYVRAALSYAGIEVKGHPYYDRETLSGRHIRQLIASGEQSWRKLVPQGVAEFIEEIDGVRRLRELYEEG from the coding sequence GTGAGGGTGGCGTTTATAGGTCGCTTCCAGCCGTTGCATCTGGGACACGTTAAGGTCTTGGAGTGGCTCCTAGAGACTTATGACGACATAGTGGTGGTTATAGGCTCTGCCGATAAGGGCATTACTAAAGACAACCCGTTCACTGTAGGCGAGAGGATCGAGATGTTTCTTAGGACTTTCGATAGGCGCTTCGTGATGTGCGCCGTGCCCGATACGAACGGCGCATCGAGCCTCTGGGGCGCCTATGTGAAGCATTGGTGTCCCCGTTTTAATGTGGCTTTTTCCAACAACGGCTATGTCAGAGCCGCTTTGAGTTACGCCGGAATTGAAGTCAAGGGGCATCCCTACTACGATAGAGAGACTCTGTCGGGGAGACACATAAGACAGCTAATCGCGTCGGGCGAACAGAGCTGGCGCAAGCTGGTCCCCCAGGGCGTTGCGGAGTTCATCGAAGAGATCGACGGCGTTAGGAGGTTGCGGGAGCTATACGAAGAGGGTTAG
- a CDS encoding CBS domain-containing protein, with protein MKAGAIARRPVVVIESGSPIREAARIMVERRIGFLPVVASGRLVGVISERDIVKAAASGVDPSSPVDSIMRREVVTVQFNDDIEAVWSLMKNLGIRHVVVMRGDEIYGVVSIRDFLAERIALSLMAGAHS; from the coding sequence ATGAAGGCTGGAGCTATTGCTAGAAGGCCTGTTGTAGTTATAGAGTCGGGTTCCCCCATAAGGGAGGCCGCTAGAATTATGGTCGAGAGGAGGATTGGATTCCTCCCAGTGGTCGCGTCGGGCCGGCTCGTTGGCGTTATATCCGAGAGGGATATAGTTAAGGCGGCGGCTTCTGGCGTTGACCCCTCGTCTCCTGTAGACTCCATAATGAGGCGCGAGGTGGTGACGGTGCAGTTTAACGACGATATAGAGGCCGTGTGGTCTCTGATGAAGAATTTGGGGATTAGGCACGTTGTGGTCATGAGGGGCGACGAGATATATGGCGTGGTCTCCATTAGGGACTTTCTGGCGGAGAGAATAGCGCTCAGCCTGATGGCAGGAGCGCACTCTTAA
- a CDS encoding helix-turn-helix domain-containing protein: protein MYTTEEVAKMFNVTPAAVRYWARKGRIKAVREGDKWLIPEEEVEKLRQEFTSNEKEGEKKPCLDHDTIKAAAKALLEALAEFIKENPWILEALGLKPGEKERRLAEVVLEAASSYQPKKNELAEIFWTTLAEKLAERAAK from the coding sequence ATGTACACCACAGAGGAGGTAGCCAAGATGTTCAACGTCACCCCGGCTGCGGTCAGGTATTGGGCCAGAAAGGGCAGGATAAAGGCCGTAAGAGAAGGAGACAAATGGCTCATACCAGAAGAAGAGGTGGAGAAACTACGGCAAGAATTCACGTCAAACGAAAAAGAGGGGGAGAAAAAGCCGTGTCTAGACCACGATACGATAAAAGCCGCCGCGAAGGCCCTCCTTGAAGCACTCGCCGAATTTATAAAGGAGAACCCATGGATCCTAGAGGCCCTCGGGCTAAAGCCGGGCGAAAAAGAGAGGAGGCTCGCCGAAGTGGTGCTGGAAGCCGCCAGTAGCTACCAGCCGAAGAAAAACGAGTTGGCGGAGATCTTCTGGACTACGCTGGCCGAAAAGCTGGCGGAAAGAGCGGCCAAATAG
- a CDS encoding mechanosensitive ion channel has protein sequence MDLEPLVLLIALGASAASYIAARLGFSQLMEKLGVEVTAVFNAISALLAVVIFLAVASFAYNVYALFLLMTTFLVLALVGLLIALRHLIEEYSAGVFISRVHGIHIGDYLQIGKTAGYIVAMRPTSLVIRDFKRNLVHIPYTKLIHEPFNLVRVEEGHEIRVHMYMPYGSDVNRLRVELSHVASEFGVENFRIDVDHIGYRGVILTARGILRDPRREEEVRYALLDRAYAFLATGKQQRGASGGP, from the coding sequence ATGGATCTGGAGCCTTTGGTGTTGCTTATAGCTCTAGGCGCCTCGGCCGCCTCCTATATAGCCGCTAGGCTCGGCTTTTCGCAACTTATGGAGAAGCTGGGGGTCGAGGTGACTGCCGTCTTCAACGCAATTTCGGCGCTTTTGGCCGTGGTGATATTTCTAGCCGTGGCCTCTTTTGCCTACAACGTCTATGCCCTCTTCCTATTGATGACGACGTTTTTGGTATTGGCTTTAGTGGGACTTTTGATAGCTTTGAGGCATTTGATAGAGGAATATTCGGCCGGCGTGTTTATCTCTAGAGTACATGGAATACATATCGGCGACTATTTGCAGATAGGCAAGACGGCGGGCTATATAGTGGCCATGAGGCCGACTTCGTTAGTTATTAGGGACTTCAAGCGCAATCTGGTCCATATACCCTACACTAAGCTGATACACGAGCCGTTTAATTTAGTCAGAGTTGAGGAGGGACATGAAATTAGAGTGCATATGTACATGCCGTATGGCTCCGACGTGAATAGGCTTAGAGTTGAGTTGAGCCACGTGGCCTCAGAATTCGGCGTAGAGAACTTCAGGATAGACGTGGACCACATAGGGTATAGGGGAGTGATCTTGACTGCGCGCGGAATCTTGAGGGACCCCAGGAGGGAGGAGGAGGTTAGGTATGCCCTACTTGACAGAGCCTACGCCTTTCTTGCTACTGGCAAGCAACAACGCGGCGCCAGCGGCGGCCCATAG